The Sulfurihydrogenibium sp. genome includes a region encoding these proteins:
- a CDS encoding citrate synthase: MDIIPGLADVPVAHTKICLLDGKNGKLIYRGYDVEELFEKSNYLETAYLLIFGDLPSKVEYENFKKDIKLHSRLKFRIIDVMKNFPEKAHPIEVLQSVVSCLGMFYKKENVLNKDYQYLSIVKLLAKIPLIIANWNRIRNGDNPLEPNPDFDYVENFLYMYFGQKPTKEKVEILEKCLILHAEHSMNASTFAAIVVGSTLADPFTVISSAIGALSGPLHGGANEDVIKMFKEIENVQNVKKYIDEKLESKKKIPGFGHRVYKTYDPRAKLLKKMLENLEIKDEELKNLYSIAQEVEKYVLEKLSHKGVYPNVDFYSGLVYKYLGFDEDMYTSLFALARVSGWLAHWKEYITDNKLIRPTEIYIGEINKKYNDRKV; encoded by the coding sequence ATGGATATAATACCCGGATTGGCAGATGTACCTGTAGCTCATACAAAAATTTGTTTACTTGATGGAAAAAACGGAAAGCTCATATACAGAGGATATGATGTAGAAGAATTATTTGAAAAATCAAACTATTTAGAAACTGCCTATCTTTTAATTTTTGGAGATTTACCATCTAAAGTTGAGTATGAAAATTTCAAAAAAGATATTAAACTTCACAGCAGATTAAAATTTCGGATTATTGATGTGATGAAAAACTTTCCAGAAAAGGCGCACCCGATAGAAGTCTTGCAATCTGTCGTATCTTGTCTTGGAATGTTTTATAAAAAAGAAAATGTCTTAAATAAAGATTACCAATATCTATCCATCGTAAAGCTTTTAGCAAAAATTCCTTTGATAATAGCAAATTGGAATAGAATTAGAAACGGCGATAATCCATTAGAACCAAATCCGGATTTTGATTATGTAGAAAACTTTCTATACATGTATTTTGGACAAAAACCAACCAAGGAAAAGGTTGAAATTCTTGAAAAATGCTTAATTCTTCATGCAGAGCATAGCATGAACGCATCTACCTTTGCAGCCATTGTTGTTGGTTCTACCTTGGCTGACCCATTTACTGTTATATCTTCTGCTATCGGTGCTTTGTCTGGACCATTACACGGTGGAGCAAACGAAGATGTTATAAAAATGTTTAAAGAAATAGAAAACGTGCAAAACGTCAAAAAATACATAGATGAAAAACTTGAAAGCAAGAAAAAAATTCCCGGCTTTGGACACAGAGTTTATAAAACCTACGACCCAAGAGCAAAACTTCTTAAAAAAATGTTAGAAAATTTAGAAATCAAAGATGAAGAGCTAAAAAATCTTTACTCCATCGCCCAAGAAGTTGAAAAGTATGTTTTAGAAAAATTATCACATAAAGGTGTGTATCCAAACGTAGATTTTTATTCAGGCTTAGTATATAAATATCTTGGATTTGACGAAGATATGTACACTTCATTGTTTGCATTAGCAAGAGTAAGCGGATGGCTTGCCCATTGGAAGGAATACATAACAGACAACAAACTTATAAGACCAACAGAGATATACATCGGAGAAATAAATAAAAAATACAATGATAGAAAAGTTTAA